The following proteins come from a genomic window of Rissa tridactyla isolate bRisTri1 chromosome 11, bRisTri1.patW.cur.20221130, whole genome shotgun sequence:
- the EIF4E1B gene encoding eukaryotic translation initiation factor 4E type 1B isoform X2, which produces MATGEQRRQEERRRQRAHQQELLLAESLGKHPLQNRWALWFFKNDKSKVWQANLRLVTKFSTVEDFWALYSHIQLASKLTSGCDYSLFKDGIEPMWEDSQNKRGGRWLITLAKQQRHTELDRFWLETLLCLIGEMFDDYSNEVCGAVINIRAKGDKIALWTRDAENQEGVTHIGRVYKEHLGLSQKVTIGYQAHADTATKSGSLAKTKFVV; this is translated from the exons cgGAGGCAGGAGGAGCGGCGACGGCAGAGGGCTCATCAGCAAGAGCTGCTCCTGGCAGAGAGCCTGGGCAAGCAccccctgcagaacag gtggGCGCTGTGGTTCTTCAAGAATGACAAGAGCAAGGTGTGGCAGGCAAACCTGCGCCTCGTCACCAAGTTCAGCACTGTGGAGGACTTCTGGGC GCTGTACAGCCACATCCAGCTCGCCAGCAAGCTCACGTCTGGCTGCGACTACTCCCTCTTCAAG GATGGCATCGAGCCCATGTGGGAGGACAGCCAGAACAAGCGTGGCGGGCGCTGGCTCATCACGCTGGCCAAGCAGCAGCGGCACACCGAGCTGGACCGTTTCTGGCTGGAGACG ctgctgtgccTCATCGGGGAGATGTTTGACGACTACAGTAACGAGGTGTGCGGGGCTGTCATCAACATCCGCGCCAAGGGGGACAAGATTGCCCTCTGGACCCGGGACGCGGAGAACCAGGAAGGGGTCACCCACATCGG GCGCGTCTACAAGGAGCACCTGGGCCTGTCGCAGAAGGTGACCATCGGGTACCAGGCCCATGCGGACACGGCCACCAAGAGCGGCTCCCTCGCCAAGACCAAGTTTGTGGTGTGA
- the EIF4E1B gene encoding eukaryotic translation initiation factor 4E type 1B isoform X1, which yields MATGEQRRQEERRRQRAHQQELLLAESLGKHPLQNRWALWFFKNDKSKVWQANLRLVTKFSTVEDFWALYSHIQLASKLTSGCDYSLFKDGIEPMWEDSQNKRGGRWLITLAKQQRHTELDRFWLETVSVGPPGLVLVAMLPPATAPSPSSDCPGLPFSSWQLLCLIGEMFDDYSNEVCGAVINIRAKGDKIALWTRDAENQEGVTHIGRVYKEHLGLSQKVTIGYQAHADTATKSGSLAKTKFVV from the exons cgGAGGCAGGAGGAGCGGCGACGGCAGAGGGCTCATCAGCAAGAGCTGCTCCTGGCAGAGAGCCTGGGCAAGCAccccctgcagaacag gtggGCGCTGTGGTTCTTCAAGAATGACAAGAGCAAGGTGTGGCAGGCAAACCTGCGCCTCGTCACCAAGTTCAGCACTGTGGAGGACTTCTGGGC GCTGTACAGCCACATCCAGCTCGCCAGCAAGCTCACGTCTGGCTGCGACTACTCCCTCTTCAAG GATGGCATCGAGCCCATGTGGGAGGACAGCCAGAACAAGCGTGGCGGGCGCTGGCTCATCACGCTGGCCAAGCAGCAGCGGCACACCGAGCTGGACCGTTTCTGGCTGGAGACGGTGAGTGTGGGCCCCCCCGGGCTGGTCCTGGTGGCGATGTtaccccctgccacagcaccgAGCCCCAGCAGTGACTGTCCCGGGCTGCCCTTctcctcctggcagctgctgtgccTCATCGGGGAGATGTTTGACGACTACAGTAACGAGGTGTGCGGGGCTGTCATCAACATCCGCGCCAAGGGGGACAAGATTGCCCTCTGGACCCGGGACGCGGAGAACCAGGAAGGGGTCACCCACATCGG GCGCGTCTACAAGGAGCACCTGGGCCTGTCGCAGAAGGTGACCATCGGGTACCAGGCCCATGCGGACACGGCCACCAAGAGCGGCTCCCTCGCCAAGACCAAGTTTGTGGTGTGA